One window from the genome of Paraclostridium sordellii encodes:
- the rplC gene encoding 50S ribosomal protein L3, whose protein sequence is MKGILGKKLGMTQIFTEAGNVVPVTVVEAGPVVVTQIKTTEKEGYNAVQVGFQDAKEKSLNKPQKGHLAAANVLKKHLKEFRMDSVEEFTVGQEIKADIFAAGEIIDVTGTSKGKGFQGPIKRHGQSRGPESHGSRYHRRPGSMGACSFPGRVFKNKKLAGHMGSVTVTVQNLEVVRVDAEKNLILVKGAIPGAKGSVVTIKEAVKASK, encoded by the coding sequence ATGAAAGGAATATTAGGTAAGAAGTTAGGAATGACTCAAATATTCACTGAAGCAGGGAATGTAGTACCTGTAACTGTTGTTGAAGCAGGACCAGTAGTTGTTACTCAAATAAAAACAACAGAAAAAGAAGGATACAATGCAGTTCAAGTAGGTTTCCAAGATGCTAAAGAGAAATCTTTAAACAAGCCTCAAAAAGGACATCTTGCTGCTGCTAATGTATTAAAGAAACACTTAAAAGAATTCAGAATGGATTCTGTAGAAGAGTTCACAGTAGGACAAGAAATTAAAGCTGATATATTTGCAGCTGGAGAAATAATAGATGTTACTGGAACAAGTAAAGGTAAGGGATTCCAAGGTCCAATAAAAAGACATGGACAATCTAGAGGTCCTGAATCTCACGGTTCTAGATACCACAGAAGACCAGGTTCAATGGGAGCATGTTCTTTCCCAGGTAGAGTTTTCAAAAACAAAAAACTAGCTGGTCACATGGGTAGCGTTACAGTAACTGTTCAAAACTTAGAAGTAGTTAGAGTAGATGCTGAGAAGAACCTTATATTAGTTAAAGGTGCTATACCAGGAGCTAAAGGTTCAGTGGTAACTATAAAAGAAGCAGTAAAGGCTTCTAAATAA
- the rplD gene encoding 50S ribosomal protein L4 encodes MPKLNILNVNGQNVGEIELAEAIFGVEVNEHVLYEVVKNQLANKRQGTQSAKTRAEVRGGGRKPWKQKGTGRARQGSIRAVQWVGGGVAFAPKPRDYRYTLPKKVRRLAMKSALSSKVQNNEIIVLDALTMEAPKTKEFAQILKNINASKKALVVTAEKNENVVKSARNIEGVQAATVNTINVYDILKYDTFVITTDAVKKVEEVYA; translated from the coding sequence ATGCCAAAATTAAATATATTAAATGTTAATGGACAAAATGTTGGAGAAATCGAATTAGCAGAAGCTATATTCGGTGTTGAAGTTAACGAGCACGTATTATACGAAGTAGTTAAGAATCAATTAGCAAACAAGAGACAAGGTACTCAATCTGCTAAAACTAGAGCAGAAGTTAGAGGTGGCGGAAGAAAACCTTGGAAACAAAAAGGAACTGGTAGAGCTAGACAAGGTTCTATAAGAGCTGTACAATGGGTTGGTGGAGGAGTTGCTTTCGCACCAAAGCCAAGAGATTACAGATATACTTTACCAAAGAAAGTTAGAAGATTAGCTATGAAATCAGCTTTATCATCTAAAGTTCAAAATAATGAAATAATAGTTTTAGATGCTTTAACTATGGAAGCTCCAAAAACTAAAGAGTTCGCTCAAATATTAAAGAACATAAACGCTTCTAAGAAAGCTTTAGTAGTAACAGCTGAGAAGAACGAGAACGTTGTTAAGTCAGCTAGAAACATAGAAGGTGTACAAGCTGCTACAGTTAACACTATAAATGTTTACGACATATTAAAGTACGATACTTTCGTAATAACTACAGATGCGGTTAAGAAAGTGGAGGAGGTGTACGCATAA
- the rplW gene encoding 50S ribosomal protein L23: MTNPHDIIIKPVVTEQSMTEMVEKKYTFVVAKSANKTEIKKAVESIFGVKVDRVNTLNYDGKVKRMGRYEGRTASFKKAVVKLAADSKEIEFFQGM, from the coding sequence ATGACTAATCCACATGATATAATAATAAAGCCAGTTGTAACTGAGCAAAGTATGACTGAAATGGTTGAAAAGAAATATACTTTTGTTGTTGCTAAAAGCGCAAACAAAACTGAAATAAAGAAAGCTGTAGAAAGCATATTCGGAGTTAAAGTTGATAGAGTAAATACTTTAAACTACGATGGAAAAGTTAAGAGAATGGGTAGATACGAAGGAAGAACTGCAAGTTTCAAGAAAGCAGTAGTTAAATTAGCTGCTGATAGCAAAGAAATAGAATTCTTCCAAGGTATGTAA
- the rplB gene encoding 50S ribosomal protein L2: MAIKKFRPTSPALRQMTVLVSDEITCNEPERSLLVSLKKNSGRNVHGKITVRHRGGGNRRKYRIIDFKRNKDGIPAKVATVEYDPNRTANIALLNYADGEKRYILAPVGIQVGDTILSGPEADIKPGNAMALKDMPVGTVVHNVELKPGKGAQLVRSAGASAQLMAKEGKNALLRLPSGEMRLVSINCKATIGQVGNLEHGNVVIGKAGRKRHMGIRPTVRGSVMNPCDHPHGGGEGRSPIGRANPVTPWGKPALGYKTRKKNKASDKLIVSRRTK; this comes from the coding sequence ATGGCTATAAAAAAGTTTAGACCAACTTCTCCTGCCTTAAGACAAATGACAGTTTTAGTTTCTGATGAAATAACTTGTAACGAACCAGAAAGATCTCTTTTAGTTTCACTAAAAAAGAACTCTGGAAGAAACGTACATGGTAAAATAACTGTTCGTCACAGAGGTGGAGGAAACAGAAGAAAATATAGAATAATAGATTTCAAGAGAAATAAAGATGGAATACCTGCAAAAGTTGCTACTGTTGAGTATGATCCAAACAGAACTGCTAACATAGCATTATTAAACTATGCTGATGGTGAAAAGAGATATATATTAGCTCCAGTTGGAATACAAGTTGGAGATACTATATTATCAGGACCTGAAGCTGATATAAAGCCAGGTAATGCAATGGCATTAAAAGATATGCCAGTTGGTACAGTAGTACACAACGTTGAATTAAAGCCAGGAAAAGGAGCTCAGTTAGTTAGATCTGCTGGAGCATCTGCTCAATTAATGGCTAAAGAAGGTAAAAATGCATTATTAAGATTACCATCTGGAGAGATGAGATTAGTAAGCATAAACTGTAAAGCTACTATAGGACAAGTTGGAAACTTAGAACACGGAAACGTTGTTATAGGTAAAGCTGGTAGAAAAAGACATATGGGTATAAGACCTACAGTTAGAGGTTCTGTAATGAACCCTTGTGACCATCCACACGGTGGAGGGGAAGGTAGATCTCCAATAGGTAGAGCTAATCCAGTTACTCCTTGGGGTAAACCAGCACTTGGATACAAAACTAGAAAGAAAAATAAAGCTTCTGATAAGTTAATAGTATCAAGAAGAACTAAGTAA
- the rpsS gene encoding 30S ribosomal protein S19, with the protein MSRSTKKGPFIHARLLKKIEDMNASGNREVIKTWSRSSTIFPQMVEHTIAVHDGRKHVPVYITEDMVGHKLGEFVPTRTFKGHKDDEKSNKRK; encoded by the coding sequence ATGTCAAGATCAACTAAAAAAGGACCTTTTATACATGCAAGACTTTTAAAGAAGATAGAAGATATGAACGCTTCTGGAAATAGAGAAGTTATAAAAACTTGGTCAAGATCTTCAACTATATTCCCACAAATGGTTGAACATACAATAGCTGTACATGATGGAAGAAAGCATGTTCCAGTTTATATAACAGAAGATATGGTTGGACACAAGTTAGGTGAATTCGTTCCTACAAGAACTTTCAAAGGGCACAAGGACGACGAAAAATCTAATAAGAGAAAATAA
- the rplV gene encoding 50S ribosomal protein L22, producing MEAKATAKYVRVSPRKAGQICGLVRGKNVDEALAILKYTPRGAASIIAKVVKSAKANAENNHEMDAEKLYIDSIVANQGPTMKRFMPRAMGRATMIRKRTSHIEVVLKERK from the coding sequence ATGGAAGCAAAAGCTACTGCTAAATACGTACGTGTATCACCTAGAAAAGCAGGTCAAATATGCGGCCTTGTTAGAGGAAAGAATGTTGATGAAGCTTTAGCAATATTAAAGTACACTCCTAGAGGAGCTGCTTCAATAATAGCTAAAGTTGTTAAATCTGCAAAAGCTAATGCAGAAAACAATCACGAAATGGATGCTGAAAAATTATATATAGATTCAATAGTTGCGAATCAAGGACCAACTATGAAGAGATTCATGCCTAGAGCTATGGGTCGTGCAACTATGATAAGAAAGAGAACTTCTCACATAGAGGTAGTTCTTAAAGAGAGAAAATAA